The Posidoniimonas polymericola genome has a segment encoding these proteins:
- a CDS encoding CHAT domain-containing protein, with protein MKRTSPAQALIAMLVLAAALLAPRRADAQTGAVPGPSYYLAVESIYEGDYQDAARDLLREQRGSIKTVTSRWVDSICFYAMRGEALYQMGLNQQALLEFNRACELFLANHNWMLRVRFTQDPRPDPNGRRLAPWGRPTRNVTYGRLPDTMLFAFGNLNNNAAASQGGLVQMPQFWKIDVAEVMRTAALAIRRRNTLLGPLGPHDALSRDLADTLSRGNLAPPNHWSSSWADLVTGLALMGVYKPLEAGPCLVRAELLGGRYDHELTGAALLAQAMLTLGTEEDKQVPRLTSEAILAAFAYEDWDTVADALGLQHVHRQSLAAEGVEPTLPDIANWAQRERFNHIAAQARLILAEQHAAARHTDEAAALVASALPRRSDVANGRLGAYADYVAAMAALQAGKQKAGQQSLEKSLQRYSELSLSNFQLALANERFDAGELSPRVAVDVYKQMLTDPAPLHWAYDTMDAMCLLRTNHEPAFDRWITASLARRETLPALYAADLAKRRRFLSHQPLGGRLLTLRTLLEAPDAELDKAQRLERQVFSARSPGYRPVSEQAAAARSELADAKTLFSDDARRDQRLFTQLSKATALQEAMLTELALHRLPTELSFPPRRSAEDIRKRMQPGDALLVFHQMGDTLHGFVLVSGGEHYWRLPDAGVVRGKIAELLNAIGNYSNNKGITDEDLQDDAWRQLATALGDALLQESRLDLSQTKRLIIVPDGPLWHLPFEALIIGEPSKRQLIADVVMPRYAPTMGLALAKQDPPRLVQHTAIVTPHASGDDETREMQQMTWDGLSGVLAGPTKLPTPSPVPSATLISAFESAVVMTDSVLAEQPPYDWSPLPIDRTTGGTLADWERLPYEGPERVVLAGLRTAAENGLKSAGGRRSRRGKVAALPLGQEVFHAACGLMASGAQTVLMSRWQTGGAVHRQLVQEFVTDWTRTPATDAWRRSVTLARTALLDPYQEPRLKLRDLGAEPPSADHPFFWSGYLLIDAGYEPPPEELQEAGPGDAENPPAAPAAA; from the coding sequence ATGAAGAGGACCTCGCCCGCCCAGGCGTTGATCGCCATGTTGGTGCTGGCGGCCGCCCTGCTCGCGCCGCGACGTGCCGACGCCCAAACCGGCGCCGTCCCGGGGCCCAGCTACTACCTGGCGGTCGAATCGATCTACGAGGGCGACTACCAGGACGCGGCTAGGGATCTGCTCCGCGAGCAACGCGGCAGCATCAAGACGGTCACCAGCCGCTGGGTCGACTCCATCTGTTTCTACGCCATGCGGGGCGAGGCCCTCTACCAGATGGGCCTGAACCAGCAGGCGCTGCTCGAGTTCAACCGCGCCTGCGAGCTGTTCCTGGCCAACCACAACTGGATGCTGCGGGTGCGGTTCACCCAGGACCCGCGGCCCGACCCGAACGGCCGCCGGCTGGCGCCGTGGGGACGCCCCACCCGCAATGTGACCTACGGTCGGCTGCCCGACACGATGCTGTTCGCATTCGGCAACCTCAATAACAACGCGGCCGCCAGCCAGGGCGGGTTGGTGCAGATGCCGCAGTTCTGGAAGATCGACGTCGCGGAGGTGATGCGGACCGCGGCGCTGGCGATCCGCCGCCGCAACACGCTGCTCGGCCCGCTGGGGCCGCACGACGCGCTGTCACGCGACCTGGCGGACACGCTCTCGCGGGGGAATCTGGCGCCGCCGAACCACTGGTCGTCGTCCTGGGCCGACCTCGTCACCGGCCTGGCGTTGATGGGCGTCTACAAGCCGCTCGAGGCCGGGCCGTGCCTGGTGCGGGCGGAGCTGCTCGGCGGCCGCTACGACCACGAGCTGACCGGCGCCGCGCTGCTGGCCCAGGCGATGCTCACGCTGGGGACCGAGGAGGACAAGCAGGTCCCGCGGCTCACCAGCGAGGCGATCCTCGCCGCGTTTGCCTACGAGGACTGGGACACGGTCGCCGACGCGCTCGGCCTGCAGCACGTGCACCGCCAGTCGTTGGCGGCCGAGGGCGTCGAGCCAACGCTGCCGGACATCGCCAACTGGGCGCAGCGGGAACGCTTCAACCACATCGCCGCGCAGGCGCGGCTGATCCTGGCCGAGCAGCACGCCGCCGCCCGCCACACCGACGAGGCGGCCGCGTTGGTCGCGTCGGCCCTGCCCCGCCGCAGCGACGTCGCGAACGGCCGGCTGGGCGCCTACGCCGACTACGTCGCGGCGATGGCGGCGCTGCAGGCGGGCAAGCAGAAGGCCGGGCAGCAGTCGCTCGAGAAGTCGCTGCAGCGGTACTCGGAGCTGTCGCTCTCGAACTTCCAGCTCGCCCTGGCCAACGAGCGGTTCGACGCCGGCGAGCTCTCGCCGCGGGTCGCGGTGGACGTCTACAAGCAGATGCTCACCGACCCGGCGCCGCTGCACTGGGCCTACGACACGATGGACGCGATGTGCCTGCTGCGGACCAACCACGAGCCGGCCTTCGACCGCTGGATCACGGCGTCGCTCGCGCGGCGGGAGACCCTGCCGGCGCTCTACGCGGCCGACCTCGCCAAACGCCGCCGGTTCCTCAGCCACCAGCCGCTCGGGGGCCGGCTGCTGACGCTGCGGACGCTGCTCGAGGCGCCCGACGCCGAGCTCGACAAGGCGCAGCGGCTCGAGCGCCAGGTCTTCTCGGCCCGGTCGCCGGGCTACCGCCCGGTGTCCGAGCAGGCCGCCGCGGCCCGCAGCGAGCTGGCCGACGCCAAGACGCTGTTCTCGGACGACGCGCGGCGCGACCAGCGGTTGTTCACGCAGCTGAGCAAGGCGACCGCCCTCCAAGAAGCGATGCTCACCGAGCTCGCCCTGCACCGGCTGCCGACCGAGCTGAGCTTCCCGCCCCGCCGCTCGGCCGAGGACATCCGCAAGCGGATGCAGCCGGGCGACGCGCTCTTGGTGTTCCACCAGATGGGCGACACGCTGCACGGGTTCGTGCTGGTCTCCGGGGGCGAGCACTACTGGCGTTTGCCCGACGCCGGCGTGGTCCGCGGCAAGATCGCCGAGCTGCTCAACGCCATCGGCAACTACAGCAACAACAAGGGCATCACCGATGAGGACCTGCAGGACGACGCCTGGCGGCAGCTCGCCACCGCGTTGGGCGACGCACTGCTGCAGGAGTCGCGGCTCGACCTCTCGCAGACGAAGCGGCTGATCATCGTCCCCGACGGGCCGCTCTGGCACCTGCCGTTCGAGGCCCTGATCATCGGCGAGCCGAGCAAGCGGCAGCTGATCGCGGACGTCGTCATGCCGCGTTATGCCCCGACCATGGGCCTGGCGCTCGCCAAGCAGGACCCGCCGCGGCTGGTGCAGCACACGGCGATCGTCACGCCCCACGCCTCCGGCGACGACGAGACCCGCGAGATGCAGCAGATGACCTGGGACGGGCTGAGCGGCGTCCTGGCGGGGCCGACCAAGCTGCCGACCCCCTCGCCGGTGCCCTCGGCGACGCTGATCTCGGCGTTCGAGTCGGCGGTCGTGATGACCGACAGCGTGCTCGCCGAGCAGCCGCCGTACGACTGGTCGCCGCTGCCGATCGACCGCACCACTGGCGGGACGCTCGCCGACTGGGAGCGGCTGCCGTACGAGGGCCCGGAACGCGTCGTGCTGGCCGGGCTTAGGACCGCCGCGGAGAACGGGCTGAAATCGGCCGGCGGCCGGCGCAGCCGCCGCGGCAAGGTCGCCGCCCTCCCGCTCGGCCAAGAGGTGTTCCACGCCGCCTGCGGCCTGATGGCGTCGGGGGCTCAGACGGTGCTGATGAGCCGCTGGCAGACCGGCGGCGCGGTGCACCGCCAGCTGGTGCAAGAGTTCGTCACCGACTGGACCCGCACCCCCGCGACCGACGCCTGGCGGCGGAGCGTGACGCTCGCCCGCACCGCGTTGCTCGATCCGTACCAAGAGCCGCGGCTCAAGCTGCGCGACCTCGGAGCCGAGCCGCCGTCGGCCGACCACCCGTTCTTTTGGTCGGGCTACCTGCTGATTGATGCGGGCTACGAGCCGCCGCCCGAGGAGCTACAAGAAGCGGGCCCCGGCGACGCCGAAAACCCGCCGGCGGCGCCGGCGGCGGCCTAG
- the rpmA gene encoding 50S ribosomal protein L27, giving the protein MAHKKGQGSSRNGRDSNAQRRGVKKYGGERVIAGNILVRQLGNKFHPGAGVGQGKDYTLFALIDGQVMFDREGRRINVMAEAN; this is encoded by the coding sequence ATGGCACACAAAAAAGGTCAGGGCTCTAGCCGCAACGGTCGCGACTCCAATGCCCAGCGCCGCGGCGTCAAGAAGTACGGTGGCGAGCGCGTCATCGCCGGCAACATCCTGGTCCGCCAGCTCGGCAACAAGTTCCATCCCGGCGCCGGCGTGGGCCAGGGCAAGGACTACACCCTGTTCGCGCTGATCGACGGCCAGGTCATGTTCGACCGCGAAGGCCGCCGCATCAACGTCATGGCGGAAGCCAACTAG
- a CDS encoding glycoside hydrolase family 97 protein, with product MRPHRCLRLSLILLAFSAKPLLAQEVRIGSPDGRNTIVLSAGDNRGPVQISVIRDEAELIAPSPCGPRLVGSGVLGKRVERFESKTWRIDSDFTLPWGKTNMVRNRAAAALVDLSWPGTPDWQIELYASDEGVAWRHHLKSPAKIADEGSGFRVNGGPLALYGELASSTTSHEMLYRYAPLAEIPDGVLLEMPLLLTWPDGPAAAITEARVRGFPGMCLQGTGTPGTLRCRLSPLPDQPGVCAVGDALISPWRVVMVADRAGELLESNLLTCLNDPPEGSFAWVKPGKTTMHWWNGEFEQDFKLPPDSTESLDRHRRYIDFCAANNIAYHMVSGDGRSWYRQSSTNYGKPSPDADVTAARPEIRLPEILAYAKEKGVGIRLWVHWRPLSEQLEEAFALYESWGVRGLMVDFLDRDDQAMNEFTERMLSSAARHKLHIQVHGSPKPSGEERTFPNLLNREGVLNLEHLKWSDHCTPDHDVNVAYARALAGLVDYHLGGFHAVPPGEFEPHSLEPDVLGSRCHQLALYVLYENPMPMVADTPERYAGEAGFDFLTACPTTWDETRFVAGEPGEYLVLARRRGDAWYLGGITNHQGRAVPLPLDFLPARGAEARLWLDASLDGGRPNTLKEQRVRLGPTNVPTIQFAPGGGFVGVLRPNPDDR from the coding sequence ATGCGTCCGCACCGCTGTCTTCGGTTGTCGCTGATTCTGTTGGCGTTTTCCGCCAAGCCGCTGCTGGCGCAGGAAGTCCGGATCGGCTCGCCCGATGGGCGCAACACGATCGTTCTCTCGGCCGGCGACAACCGCGGGCCGGTTCAGATCTCTGTGATTCGGGACGAGGCCGAGCTCATCGCGCCGTCGCCCTGCGGTCCCAGGCTCGTCGGCAGCGGCGTATTGGGGAAGCGAGTGGAACGGTTCGAGTCTAAGACCTGGCGGATCGATAGCGACTTCACGCTGCCGTGGGGCAAGACCAACATGGTCCGCAACCGCGCCGCGGCGGCGCTGGTCGACCTGTCCTGGCCCGGCACCCCTGACTGGCAGATCGAGCTGTACGCGTCGGACGAGGGGGTCGCGTGGCGGCACCACCTGAAGTCGCCCGCCAAGATTGCCGACGAGGGGTCGGGCTTCCGCGTGAACGGCGGCCCGCTGGCGTTGTACGGCGAGCTCGCCAGCTCTACGACCTCGCACGAGATGCTCTACCGCTACGCACCGCTGGCCGAGATCCCGGACGGCGTGCTGCTCGAAATGCCGCTGCTGCTGACCTGGCCCGACGGGCCGGCCGCCGCGATCACCGAGGCCCGCGTCCGCGGCTTCCCTGGCATGTGCCTGCAAGGGACCGGCACGCCCGGCACGCTACGCTGCCGCCTGTCGCCGCTGCCCGACCAGCCAGGCGTGTGCGCCGTGGGCGACGCGCTCATCAGCCCGTGGCGGGTAGTGATGGTGGCCGACAGGGCAGGGGAACTGCTGGAGAGCAACCTGCTCACCTGCCTGAACGACCCGCCGGAGGGGAGCTTCGCGTGGGTCAAACCGGGCAAGACCACCATGCACTGGTGGAACGGCGAGTTTGAGCAGGACTTCAAGCTCCCGCCCGACAGCACCGAGTCGCTCGATCGGCACCGCCGGTACATCGACTTCTGCGCCGCCAACAACATCGCCTACCACATGGTCTCGGGCGACGGCCGCTCGTGGTACCGGCAGTCGTCGACCAACTACGGCAAGCCCAGCCCCGACGCCGACGTCACCGCGGCGCGGCCGGAGATCCGTCTGCCGGAGATCCTGGCCTACGCCAAAGAGAAGGGGGTCGGCATCCGGCTGTGGGTCCACTGGCGCCCGCTCAGCGAACAACTCGAAGAGGCGTTCGCGCTCTACGAGTCGTGGGGGGTCCGCGGGCTGATGGTCGACTTCCTCGACCGCGACGACCAAGCGATGAACGAGTTCACCGAGCGGATGCTCAGCTCCGCCGCCCGGCACAAGCTGCACATCCAGGTGCACGGCTCACCCAAGCCGAGCGGCGAGGAGCGGACCTTCCCCAACCTACTGAACCGCGAGGGGGTGCTCAACCTCGAGCACCTCAAATGGAGCGACCACTGCACCCCCGACCACGACGTGAATGTCGCCTACGCCCGAGCGCTCGCCGGCCTGGTCGACTACCACCTCGGCGGGTTCCACGCCGTGCCGCCGGGTGAGTTCGAGCCGCACAGCCTTGAGCCGGACGTGCTCGGCAGCCGCTGCCATCAGCTGGCCCTGTACGTGCTGTACGAGAACCCGATGCCGATGGTCGCCGACACGCCCGAGCGCTACGCGGGTGAGGCCGGTTTCGACTTCCTCACCGCCTGCCCCACGACCTGGGACGAGACCCGCTTTGTCGCCGGCGAGCCGGGCGAGTACCTCGTGCTGGCCCGCCGCCGCGGCGATGCCTGGTACCTGGGCGGGATCACCAACCACCAGGGCCGCGCGGTCCCGCTGCCGCTCGACTTCCTGCCCGCCAGGGGCGCCGAAGCGCGGCTCTGGCTCGACGCATCGCTCGACGGCGGCCGGCCCAACACGCTCAAAGAGCAGCGGGTGAGGCTCGGCCCGACCAATGTCCCCACCATCCAGTTCGCGCCGGGCGGCGGGTTTGTGGGCGTGCTGCGGCCCAACCCGGACGACCGCTGA
- a CDS encoding DUF3124 domain-containing protein, translating to MPPLTEHDVEAFMGRFKLLLIVGGLLLGALILGGLLYMDARLETVRDALHFRNPENAARESITVEAPQSAINAVDGQTVYVPAYSHIYHQDGRSYLLTVTLSVRNTDPEHEIVVTSVHYYNTEGKLVKDHLDQPRRLAPLATAEFLVERDDTSGGSGANFLVEWVAEQPVTEPIVETVMIDTLGQQGISFARVGKPIKKVTPAEGE from the coding sequence ATGCCTCCGCTGACCGAACATGACGTCGAAGCCTTCATGGGCCGCTTCAAGCTGCTGCTGATCGTGGGCGGCTTGCTGCTGGGCGCACTGATCTTGGGCGGCCTGCTGTACATGGACGCGCGGCTTGAAACGGTCCGCGATGCGCTGCACTTCCGCAACCCTGAGAACGCCGCCCGCGAGTCGATCACGGTCGAGGCGCCGCAGTCCGCCATCAACGCGGTCGACGGGCAGACGGTGTACGTGCCGGCCTACTCGCATATCTACCACCAGGACGGCCGCTCCTACCTGCTGACGGTCACGCTGAGCGTCCGCAACACAGACCCCGAGCACGAGATCGTCGTGACCTCGGTCCACTACTACAACACCGAGGGGAAGCTCGTGAAGGACCACCTCGATCAGCCCCGCCGGCTGGCGCCGCTCGCCACCGCCGAGTTCCTCGTCGAGCGCGACGACACGTCCGGCGGCAGCGGCGCCAATTTCCTGGTGGAGTGGGTCGCCGAGCAGCCGGTTACTGAGCCAATCGTCGAGACCGTGATGATCGACACCCTCGGTCAGCAGGGGATCTCGTTCGCCCGGGTTGGCAAGCCGATCAAGAAGGTCACACCGGCCGAGGGTGAGTAG
- a CDS encoding ABC transporter ATP-binding protein: MPTLELRHLSKTYPNGAAAVRDVSLQLPAGVLAVMVGPSGSGKSTLLRLIAGLERATSGEVLFDGTALSGVPPHRRDLAMLFQQPALYPYLSVRGNLAHGVKPLRLGRGEADHRVAEAARLLGLEPLLDRRPQELSGGEAQRVALGRALARRPRLLLLDEPLASLDAALRGELRGELRRLHAALGGTMLCVTHDQSEALALADLLVVINEGTLQQVGPPQELYERPANRFVAGFLGQPGMNLWSGRASDHRFEADGGAITAQIAGVPKGDMVLGVRAERLRLNDEQVPPLGRGRVTHVEPQGPDAVVHLDAGGARCAARSAAPCCFQVGDDVTLGAVADDLHWFAADAAGLRLA, from the coding sequence TTGCCAACGCTCGAGCTCCGCCACCTGAGCAAGACCTACCCCAACGGCGCCGCTGCTGTGCGTGACGTTTCGCTCCAGCTGCCGGCCGGCGTGCTCGCCGTGATGGTCGGGCCAAGCGGCTCCGGCAAAAGCACCCTGCTGCGGCTGATCGCCGGGCTCGAGCGGGCGACCTCTGGCGAGGTGCTGTTCGACGGAACCGCGCTGTCGGGCGTGCCGCCCCACCGCCGCGACCTGGCGATGCTGTTCCAGCAGCCCGCTCTCTACCCGTACCTGTCGGTCCGCGGCAACCTGGCCCACGGTGTGAAGCCGCTCCGGCTGGGCCGCGGCGAGGCCGACCACCGCGTGGCCGAGGCGGCCCGGCTGCTGGGTCTCGAGCCGCTGCTCGACCGCCGACCGCAGGAGCTCTCCGGCGGCGAGGCCCAACGGGTCGCGCTCGGTCGGGCGCTCGCGCGGCGGCCCCGTCTGCTGCTGCTCGACGAGCCGCTCGCGAGCCTCGACGCGGCGCTCCGTGGCGAGCTGCGGGGCGAGCTCCGCCGGCTGCACGCCGCGCTCGGCGGCACGATGCTGTGCGTCACCCACGACCAATCCGAGGCGCTCGCCCTCGCCGACCTGCTGGTGGTAATCAACGAGGGAACTCTGCAACAAGTCGGACCGCCGCAGGAGCTGTACGAGCGGCCCGCCAACCGCTTTGTCGCAGGCTTCCTCGGCCAGCCCGGCATGAACCTGTGGAGCGGACGCGCAAGTGACCATCGGTTCGAAGCCGACGGCGGAGCCATCACGGCTCAGATTGCCGGCGTTCCTAAGGGCGACATGGTTCTCGGCGTACGGGCCGAGCGGCTCCGGCTGAACGACGAACAGGTCCCTCCATTGGGCCGCGGGCGGGTCACGCACGTCGAGCCGCAGGGGCCCGACGCCGTCGTGCACCTCGACGCAGGCGGCGCCCGCTGCGCGGCCCGGTCAGCGGCGCCGTGCTGCTTCCAAGTGGGCGACGACGTGACGCTCGGCGCCGTGGCCGACGACCTGCACTGGTTCGCCGCCGACGCCGCGGGGCTCCGGCTGGCTTAG
- a CDS encoding type II toxin-antitoxin system VapC family toxin: MNYLLDTNVCSAFVKRPSSLFHKFVQHSGRLATTTIVLGELSAWAYRRPHPETLLEPINNELLSEVALLDFDRRCADRFGRLRAELLSQGLGGNPVDLMIASVALEHDLTLVTNNVRHFEPIRGLRVEDWLA, from the coding sequence GTGAACTATCTGCTGGACACTAATGTCTGCTCGGCGTTTGTGAAGCGCCCGAGCAGCTTGTTCCACAAGTTTGTGCAGCACTCGGGCCGCCTCGCCACCACCACGATCGTCTTGGGCGAGCTTTCGGCGTGGGCCTATCGTCGGCCCCATCCCGAGACACTACTCGAGCCGATCAACAATGAACTTCTTAGCGAAGTCGCCTTGCTCGATTTCGATCGCCGGTGCGCGGACCGCTTCGGCCGGCTGCGAGCCGAGCTGCTTTCGCAAGGCCTTGGAGGCAATCCAGTTGACCTGATGATCGCCTCAGTCGCCCTCGAGCACGACCTGACGCTGGTTACTAACAACGTGCGGCACTTTGAACCGATCCGCGGGCTGCGGGTTGAAGACTGGCTGGCTTAA
- a CDS encoding transglutaminase-like domain-containing protein — protein MTDDSTASLEPFLAPDDHIDWKTPSVLKRAEELSRGRKDATEVAAACFRFVRDEVQHSGDHARDEGTCRASDVLRHATGWCYAKSHLLAALLRANGVPCGLGYQRLSVHDDGAPYCLHGLNAIYLDGVGWYRVDARGNKPGVEAEFCPPVEQLAYAASAAGEQDLAGVHATPHPAVLRLLSTCNSCQEVLDNLPDVHH, from the coding sequence ATGACGGACGACTCCACGGCATCGCTTGAACCATTCCTTGCCCCCGACGATCACATCGACTGGAAGACGCCTAGCGTCTTGAAGCGCGCCGAGGAGCTTAGCCGCGGCCGCAAGGATGCCACTGAAGTTGCCGCCGCCTGCTTCCGCTTCGTCCGTGACGAGGTCCAGCACAGCGGCGACCACGCGCGGGACGAAGGCACCTGCCGGGCGTCCGACGTCCTGCGGCACGCCACGGGCTGGTGCTACGCCAAGAGCCACCTGCTGGCGGCGTTGCTGCGGGCCAACGGCGTCCCCTGCGGGCTCGGCTACCAGCGGCTGTCGGTCCACGACGACGGCGCCCCATACTGCCTGCACGGGCTCAACGCCATCTACCTCGACGGCGTGGGTTGGTATAGGGTGGATGCGCGGGGGAACAAACCCGGCGTCGAGGCCGAGTTCTGCCCCCCTGTCGAACAACTAGCCTATGCCGCGTCAGCAGCAGGCGAACAAGACCTGGCCGGCGTTCACGCGACGCCCCACCCGGCTGTCTTGCGGCTGCTCTCTACCTGTAACAGCTGCCAAGAGGTTCTCGACAACCTGCCAGACGTTCACCATTAG
- the katG gene encoding catalase/peroxidase HPI has product MTIRSLLFLAAFVASGAVQARAEEGAPPAKAAAKCPITGAVQYFTALKNAADNPAQGPGADSHGDMHSDGYKSTTVLTMNNQAWWPNQLDLRVLHQNSELSSPLGKDFDYAEEFNKLDLAAVKNDLRELMTESQDWWPADYGHYGPFFIRMAWHSAGTYRMGDGRGGSGDGTQRFAPLNSWPDNANLDKARRLLWPIKQKYGQKISWADLMVLAGNVSLESMGFETFGFAGGREDVWEPQQDVFWGPEKEWMSGDRYTVGEDLPNPLGATTMGLIYVNPEGPKGKPDPQAAAHAIRQTFGNMAMSDEETIALIAGGHSFGKAHGAASPKEYVGAEPEAAPLEEQGFGWKNKFGKGKAEDTITSGLEGAWTTTPAQWSHDYFDHLFGYEWVLTKSPGGAQQWTPKKNAGEGTVPDAHVASKSHAPIMFTTDLALKEDPGFRKISKRFHEHPEEFEKAFAKAWYKLTHRDMGPVSRLLGPEVPEAQLWQDPIPDADYEPIGDDDVAGLKDQILATGLSVPELVSTAWASASTFRGSDMRGGANGARVRLAPQKDWEANQPEQLARVLDKLEQVQQDFNDAQTGGKQVSLADLIVLGGCAAVEKAARDAGHDVEVPFTPGRTDATDEMTDAESFDLLKPEADGFRNYLSDDYRGRPEERLVDRAQLLTLTAPEMTVLIGGLRALDANYEQSRHGVLTDKPGTLTNDFFVNLLDMGTTWKESDTEGVYEGRDYQSGDVKWTGTRVDLLFGSNSQLRGLAEAYAAEDAKEKFVTDFVAAWDKVMNLDRFDVKK; this is encoded by the coding sequence ATGACTATTCGCTCGTTGCTGTTCCTGGCCGCCTTCGTGGCGTCGGGCGCCGTGCAGGCCCGCGCCGAGGAAGGCGCCCCGCCCGCTAAGGCCGCTGCCAAGTGCCCCATCACCGGCGCAGTGCAGTACTTCACGGCCCTCAAGAACGCTGCCGACAATCCGGCCCAGGGACCGGGCGCCGACTCCCACGGCGACATGCACTCCGACGGCTACAAGTCGACCACCGTCCTGACGATGAACAATCAGGCGTGGTGGCCCAACCAGCTCGACCTCCGCGTGCTGCACCAGAATTCTGAGCTCAGCAGCCCGCTCGGCAAGGACTTCGACTACGCCGAAGAGTTCAACAAACTCGACCTCGCGGCGGTCAAGAACGACCTCCGCGAGCTGATGACCGAATCGCAGGACTGGTGGCCCGCCGATTACGGCCACTACGGCCCGTTCTTCATCCGCATGGCGTGGCACAGCGCGGGCACGTACCGCATGGGCGACGGCCGCGGCGGCTCGGGCGACGGCACGCAGCGGTTTGCGCCGCTCAACAGCTGGCCCGACAACGCGAACCTCGACAAGGCCCGGCGGTTGCTGTGGCCAATCAAGCAGAAGTACGGCCAGAAGATCTCGTGGGCCGACCTGATGGTGCTGGCGGGCAACGTCTCGCTCGAGTCGATGGGCTTCGAGACCTTCGGCTTCGCCGGCGGCCGCGAGGACGTCTGGGAGCCGCAGCAGGACGTCTTCTGGGGACCCGAGAAGGAGTGGATGAGCGGCGACCGCTACACCGTGGGCGAGGACCTGCCCAACCCGCTCGGCGCCACCACGATGGGGCTGATCTACGTCAACCCAGAGGGCCCCAAGGGGAAGCCTGATCCGCAGGCCGCGGCCCACGCCATCCGCCAGACCTTCGGCAACATGGCGATGTCCGACGAGGAGACCATCGCGCTGATCGCCGGCGGCCACAGCTTCGGCAAGGCCCACGGCGCCGCCAGCCCGAAGGAGTACGTTGGAGCCGAGCCCGAGGCGGCCCCGCTCGAGGAGCAGGGCTTCGGCTGGAAGAACAAGTTCGGCAAGGGCAAGGCCGAGGACACCATCACCAGCGGCCTGGAAGGCGCCTGGACCACCACCCCGGCGCAGTGGTCCCACGACTACTTCGACCACCTGTTCGGCTACGAGTGGGTGCTGACCAAGAGCCCGGGCGGAGCCCAGCAGTGGACCCCCAAGAAGAACGCCGGTGAGGGCACGGTGCCCGACGCGCACGTCGCTTCGAAGTCGCACGCACCGATCATGTTCACCACCGACCTCGCCCTGAAGGAGGACCCCGGCTTCCGCAAGATCTCCAAGCGGTTCCACGAGCACCCCGAGGAGTTCGAGAAGGCCTTCGCCAAGGCGTGGTACAAGCTGACCCACCGCGACATGGGCCCGGTCTCGCGGCTGCTGGGACCCGAGGTCCCCGAGGCACAGCTCTGGCAGGACCCGATCCCGGACGCCGACTACGAACCGATCGGTGACGACGATGTCGCCGGTCTGAAGGACCAGATCCTGGCGACCGGCCTGAGTGTGCCGGAGCTGGTCTCGACCGCGTGGGCCTCGGCCTCGACGTTCCGCGGCTCCGACATGCGGGGCGGCGCCAACGGCGCCCGCGTCCGCCTGGCCCCGCAGAAGGATTGGGAGGCCAACCAGCCGGAGCAGCTCGCCAGGGTGCTTGACAAGCTCGAGCAGGTGCAGCAGGACTTCAACGACGCGCAGACCGGCGGCAAGCAGGTCTCGCTGGCGGACCTGATCGTGCTGGGCGGCTGCGCCGCGGTCGAGAAGGCGGCCCGCGACGCCGGGCACGACGTCGAGGTCCCGTTCACCCCGGGACGCACCGACGCCACCGACGAGATGACCGACGCCGAGTCGTTCGACTTGCTGAAGCCGGAGGCCGACGGCTTCCGAAACTATCTGTCGGACGACTACCGCGGCCGCCCCGAAGAGCGGCTGGTCGACCGCGCCCAGCTGCTGACCCTCACCGCGCCGGAAATGACGGTGCTGATCGGCGGCCTGCGGGCGCTCGACGCCAACTACGAGCAGTCGCGGCACGGCGTCCTGACCGACAAGCCGGGCACGCTGACCAACGACTTCTTCGTGAACCTGCTCGACATGGGCACGACCTGGAAGGAGTCGGACACCGAGGGCGTTTACGAGGGCCGCGACTACCAGAGCGGCGACGTGAAGTGGACCGGCACGCGGGTCGACCTGTTGTTCGGGTCCAACTCGCAGCTCCGCGGTCTGGCCGAGGCGTACGCCGCCGAGGACGCCAAGGAGAAGTTCGTCACCGACTTTGTCGCCGCGTGGGACAAGGTGATGAACCTCGACCGCTTCGACGTGAAGAAGTAG